From Bifidobacterium sp. ESL0790, one genomic window encodes:
- a CDS encoding PucR family transcriptional regulator produces MQDNPSHAPHLDITDKATLESIAFECLADGLCDGRVYSLLHVLDWPDEFSCFAIGGTQAIDFATSRTLIERKVHDLGGQYCLVGRANELTLALIVTQGAVTPEVTCTAVMEAFADDQPVCLGPTRRNLAGAAHSLAATLASFEALPAIGALSRPMRADDMLPERALIGDEDAADELYEHVYRSLLTDNDNDPTLQTVSTFLDNGGSLDVTAKELNVHPNTVRYRIKRAAESTGWDASDPRDAFVLRAAIVIGRIRDHHRASVHH; encoded by the coding sequence ATCCAGGACAATCCCTCGCACGCCCCGCATCTCGATATCACCGACAAGGCGACCTTGGAATCCATCGCCTTCGAATGTCTCGCCGACGGCCTGTGCGACGGCCGAGTGTACTCGCTGCTGCATGTGTTGGACTGGCCAGACGAATTCTCCTGCTTCGCCATCGGCGGCACGCAGGCCATAGATTTCGCCACTTCGCGAACGCTCATCGAGCGTAAGGTGCACGACCTAGGCGGGCAATACTGCCTGGTCGGACGCGCCAACGAGCTAACGCTCGCGCTGATCGTCACCCAAGGGGCCGTGACCCCCGAGGTGACCTGCACCGCCGTGATGGAGGCGTTCGCCGACGACCAGCCGGTGTGCCTCGGCCCCACCCGGCGCAATCTCGCCGGAGCGGCGCATTCGTTGGCGGCCACGCTGGCCTCGTTTGAGGCGCTGCCCGCGATCGGCGCGCTTTCAAGGCCGATGCGAGCGGACGACATGCTCCCCGAGCGCGCGCTGATCGGCGACGAGGACGCGGCCGACGAGCTTTACGAGCACGTCTATCGCAGCCTGTTGACCGACAATGACAACGACCCGACGTTGCAGACCGTCTCCACCTTCCTCGACAACGGCGGCTCGTTGGATGTCACCGCCAAGGAACTCAACGTGCATCCGAACACCGTGCGATACCGCATCAAACGCGCGGCCGAATCCACCGGCTGGGACGCCAGCGACCCACGAGACGCCTTCGTGCTGCGCGCCGCCATCGTCATCGGCCGCATCCGCGACCATCATCGCGCATCCGTTCATCACTAA
- the rplA gene encoding 50S ribosomal protein L1, with protein sequence MTKHSKKYREAAEKVDNSNLYTAAEAIALLKSMPERGFDETIEATYSLGVDPRKADQLVRGVVNLPNGTGKTATVLVFARGPKATEATEAGADLVGDDDMVAKVQGGFLDFDAVVATPDMMGKVGRLGRVLGPRGLMPNPKTGTVTMDVAKAVKDIKGGKIEFRVDKDGNLSFIIGKKSFDDKALVENFQAVADEIKRLRPATVKGRYISKATLTSTMGPGVPLDIATLA encoded by the coding sequence ATGACTAAGCATTCCAAGAAGTATCGCGAAGCGGCCGAGAAGGTCGACAACAGCAACCTCTACACCGCCGCCGAGGCCATCGCTCTGCTGAAGAGCATGCCGGAGCGCGGTTTCGACGAGACTATCGAGGCCACCTACAGCCTCGGCGTCGACCCCCGCAAGGCCGACCAGCTCGTCCGTGGCGTGGTCAACCTGCCCAACGGCACCGGCAAGACCGCGACCGTCCTCGTCTTCGCGCGTGGCCCCAAGGCCACCGAGGCCACCGAGGCCGGCGCCGACCTGGTCGGTGACGACGACATGGTCGCCAAGGTTCAGGGCGGTTTCCTCGACTTCGACGCCGTTGTGGCGACGCCCGACATGATGGGCAAGGTCGGCCGTCTGGGCCGCGTGCTCGGCCCCCGTGGCCTCATGCCGAACCCGAAGACCGGCACCGTGACCATGGATGTGGCCAAGGCCGTCAAGGACATCAAGGGTGGCAAGATCGAGTTCCGCGTCGACAAGGACGGCAACCTCTCCTTCATCATCGGCAAGAAGTCGTTCGATGACAAGGCTCTGGTCGAGAACTTCCAGGCCGTGGCCGACGAGATCAAGCGTCTGCGCCCCGCGACCGTGAAGGGCCGTTACATCTCCAAGGCGACGCTCACCTCCACGATGGGCCCCGGTGTCCCGCTCGACATCGCGACTCTCGCCTGA
- the rplK gene encoding 50S ribosomal protein L11: MAKKKVTALIKLQIEAGKANPAPPLGPALGSHGVNIMDFCKSYNEATKDKMGQVVPVEITVYEDRSFDYVLKTPPAAALLLKAAGIKKGTDNPLTHKVGSVTSAQVREIAETKMADLSARDVEAGMKIIAGTARSMGITVEG; this comes from the coding sequence ATGGCTAAAAAGAAGGTCACTGCGCTGATCAAGCTGCAGATCGAGGCCGGCAAGGCCAACCCGGCCCCGCCGCTCGGCCCGGCGCTCGGCTCGCACGGCGTCAACATCATGGACTTCTGCAAGTCCTACAACGAGGCGACGAAAGACAAGATGGGGCAGGTCGTTCCTGTCGAGATCACCGTCTACGAGGATCGCTCGTTCGATTACGTTCTTAAGACCCCGCCGGCCGCAGCCCTGCTGCTCAAGGCCGCCGGCATCAAGAAGGGCACCGACAACCCGCTGACCCACAAGGTCGGTTCCGTCACCTCGGCTCAGGTCCGTGAGATCGCCGAGACCAAGATGGCCGATCTTTCCGCTCGCGACGTCGAGGCCGGAATGAAGATCATCGCGGGCACCGCCCGTTCGATGGGCATCACGGTCGAAGGCTGA